The proteins below come from a single Gimesia alba genomic window:
- a CDS encoding rhodanese-like domain-containing protein — protein sequence MKWTCTVALLALMTSISFAVDHTKDSPAMIKMNIESKKAVLVDVREQSEWNNGHIKGAIFLPLSSLRDGVSKAEQKQLPKGKIIYLHCAAGFRAKVAADLLKKHNDKIQPVKQGYDELLDAGFQKAK from the coding sequence ATGAAGTGGACTTGCACCGTTGCTTTGCTTGCGCTGATGACATCCATCAGTTTTGCTGTGGATCATACTAAAGATTCTCCTGCGATGATTAAAATGAATATCGAAAGCAAAAAGGCCGTTCTTGTGGATGTCAGAGAACAAAGCGAATGGAATAATGGACATATCAAAGGGGCCATTTTTCTGCCGTTAAGCAGCTTGCGGGATGGTGTCTCGAAAGCAGAACAAAAGCAGTTGCCTAAAGGGAAAATTATTTATCTTCACTGTGCTGCCGGCTTTCGGGCAAAAGTCGCCGCAGATCTGCTAAAAAAACACAACGACAAAATTCAACCCGTCAAACAAGGATACGATGAACTGCTTGATGCCGGTTTTCAAAAAGCAAAATGA
- a CDS encoding DUF1559 family PulG-like putative transporter, with product MSIKFQCKKCGKNYKVSDDKAGKKIKCRECAAPVKIPELEVDDFNEDWEEEDEDTPPPPRRRAKSVSKKKSKSKARKKSSSGSNQGLLIVGCVVGVMIMGGVGYFLFSSGKPGGGLAKSIADKVDSVTNSTGQAETVSDVENMKKIGRAFHDFHDSFTRFPPADAHLVDGKPLLSWRVHMLPFLGQAELYKEFNLQEPWDSPQNKALLEKMPAVFKCEGVSQPGSTSIMTFSGDGTPFKGGQGPRLRKFTDGSSNTILVVLAGPDKAVPWTQPIDIPLNASNPISALGQAPRGAFLCTMADGSLKKISVGISPQILKNAIQMDDGNPSPL from the coding sequence ATGTCTATCAAATTCCAATGCAAAAAATGCGGCAAAAATTATAAAGTCAGCGATGACAAAGCGGGTAAAAAAATCAAGTGTCGTGAATGCGCTGCGCCCGTGAAGATACCAGAGTTAGAGGTAGATGACTTTAACGAAGATTGGGAGGAAGAGGACGAAGATACTCCGCCACCGCCACGGCGTCGTGCCAAGAGTGTGAGTAAAAAGAAGTCTAAATCGAAAGCCAGGAAAAAATCATCATCTGGTTCGAATCAGGGTTTATTGATTGTGGGTTGCGTTGTTGGTGTCATGATTATGGGAGGAGTAGGTTATTTTCTGTTCTCTTCTGGTAAACCGGGAGGAGGGTTGGCAAAGTCCATCGCCGACAAAGTAGACTCTGTGACAAATTCTACTGGTCAGGCTGAGACGGTTTCGGATGTCGAGAATATGAAAAAGATAGGCCGGGCCTTTCATGATTTTCATGATTCCTTCACGCGTTTTCCTCCTGCAGACGCGCATCTTGTAGATGGAAAACCGCTCTTAAGCTGGCGCGTCCATATGCTGCCCTTTCTTGGTCAGGCGGAACTTTACAAAGAATTCAACTTGCAAGAACCCTGGGACAGCCCGCAGAACAAAGCACTACTCGAGAAGATGCCTGCTGTTTTCAAGTGTGAAGGAGTCAGTCAGCCTGGCTCTACTTCGATCATGACCTTTTCCGGTGATGGGACTCCTTTTAAAGGCGGCCAAGGTCCCCGATTGCGGAAATTCACAGACGGCTCATCCAACACGATTCTCGTTGTTTTAGCAGGTCCCGACAAAGCGGTTCCCTGGACTCAACCGATTGATATTCCCTTGAATGCTTCCAACCCAATCAGTGCATTAGGACAAGCTCCTAGAGGCGCCTTTCTCTGTACGATGGCAGATGGTTCGCTTAAAAAAATCTCCGTGGGAATTTCCCCGCAAATACTCAAAAATGCCATCCAGATGGATGATGGAAATCCATCACCTCTATAA
- a CDS encoding DUF1501 domain-containing protein, with product MSRHTAEFCDGISRRSVVKAGLTGLMGLSLPEILRLKAHAAEGGRSKQDTAIIFLELAGGPAQHETYDPKPHAPSEYRGPLSPISTAVPGVQFSEFMKEQARVLDKMAIIRSIHHDSGSHGTSSHLTQTGYYLRDRQNRENEMPSIGCITSKVRGSNADGIPAYVSLPRDMRYGRAAWLGKGYNPFITARDADAKNFTVPNLTLLRGLTAERLQDRKALLKGFDATREIIDNNGIGDAIDQYTKEAFEMVSGDSARNAFDLSQEDPKTRDRYGRTAFGQNILLARRLVEHGVTVASVRVTGPSWDDHRDLVKRMRDKGIPYDRAFAALVEDLHERGLDKQVMVVAMGEFGRTPKFNRTAGRDHWGRVMSVALAGGGIKTGQVIGASDDQGGTPADAPYRPENVLAMLYRHLGIDPATTFPDHSGRPRYILERRELITELI from the coding sequence ATGTCTCGACACACTGCAGAATTTTGTGATGGCATCTCCCGACGGTCCGTTGTGAAAGCGGGTCTGACCGGCTTAATGGGCCTCTCTCTCCCCGAGATTCTCCGCCTGAAGGCACACGCTGCGGAAGGGGGACGTTCCAAGCAGGACACGGCCATTATCTTTCTGGAACTGGCGGGTGGGCCGGCACAGCATGAAACTTATGATCCGAAACCGCACGCGCCTTCCGAATACCGGGGGCCGCTCAGTCCGATCAGCACCGCCGTCCCGGGAGTGCAGTTTAGCGAGTTCATGAAAGAGCAGGCGCGGGTGCTCGATAAAATGGCGATCATTCGTTCGATTCATCACGATTCCGGCAGCCATGGCACCAGCAGCCACTTGACCCAAACCGGATATTACCTGCGCGATCGCCAGAACAGAGAAAACGAGATGCCGAGCATCGGCTGTATTACATCCAAAGTCCGTGGGAGTAATGCAGACGGCATTCCCGCGTATGTCTCTTTGCCACGCGATATGCGTTATGGTCGAGCCGCCTGGCTGGGTAAGGGGTATAATCCCTTCATCACCGCCCGCGATGCGGATGCCAAAAACTTTACGGTTCCCAACCTTACTCTGTTACGCGGACTGACAGCAGAGCGTCTGCAGGACCGCAAGGCTCTGCTGAAGGGCTTTGATGCGACTCGCGAAATTATAGACAACAACGGCATCGGCGACGCCATCGATCAATACACGAAAGAAGCGTTCGAGATGGTGTCGGGTGATTCTGCCCGCAATGCCTTTGATCTCTCCCAGGAAGATCCGAAAACGCGCGATCGCTATGGAAGGACTGCCTTTGGCCAGAATATCCTGCTCGCACGCAGGCTGGTGGAACATGGTGTGACTGTGGCTTCCGTGCGCGTGACCGGACCCAGTTGGGACGATCATCGCGATCTGGTCAAACGCATGCGGGACAAGGGCATCCCTTATGACCGTGCGTTTGCGGCGCTCGTGGAAGACCTGCATGAACGTGGTCTCGACAAACAAGTGATGGTCGTAGCGATGGGCGAATTTGGCCGGACACCGAAATTCAATCGGACTGCCGGTCGCGACCATTGGGGACGCGTGATGAGCGTCGCCCTGGCGGGGGGCGGAATCAAAACCGGTCAGGTGATTGGGGCTTCCGATGACCAGGGTGGCACGCCGGCAGACGCCCCCTATCGTCCCGAAAATGTGCTGGCAATGCTGTATCGCCATCTGGGCATCGACCCTGCCACAACGTTCCCGGATCATAGCGGCAGACCCCGTTATATTCTGGAACGCCGGGAATTGATTACCGAATTGATCTGA
- a CDS encoding sialidase family protein, with protein MQLPRRSFLKSSLALSLSGMSPASLLLAKGESIGGKRPLLKPVHDQIVCPWSPQHPRHDHQLILPLDENRLMLVWSEYYSQSKQPAQKKGHSGIGDHVACQITSMISSDRGRTWGNRRVLQPNEWKQNVKHPNLVRLSDKEILFFYVGWDDQRQRNVYLRRSTDNGLTWGEQRQVSEPGWYCCNADRALRLSTGRIILPAHGPYAKQYIGGTAYKGGALHSFVFYSDDGFRTWKRSANSMTAKGRGCHEPTIVELKDGRLLCLLRNTNERIYQSISQDGGAHWSTPEPTKLPAPESPAIVKRIPQTGDLLLLWNNVASPTNWPRTPLTAAISKDEGATWTHFKDIENRTTVDAAYPSLTFVGDEALIAYYSRSTKWKRDSEVTLRIYQVDQFYA; from the coding sequence ATGCAACTTCCACGTCGCTCGTTTTTAAAGTCCTCACTGGCACTCTCGCTGAGTGGGATGTCCCCAGCTTCATTACTGCTGGCCAAAGGGGAATCCATTGGCGGAAAGCGTCCTTTGTTGAAACCGGTGCATGATCAGATCGTCTGTCCCTGGTCTCCGCAGCATCCGCGCCATGATCATCAATTGATTCTTCCGCTGGACGAGAATCGGCTGATGCTGGTCTGGTCGGAATATTACAGTCAGTCAAAGCAGCCGGCTCAGAAGAAAGGACACTCGGGTATCGGCGATCATGTCGCCTGCCAGATCACGTCGATGATTTCCAGCGATCGGGGACGAACGTGGGGCAACCGGCGGGTACTTCAGCCGAATGAATGGAAGCAGAATGTGAAGCATCCCAATCTGGTGCGGCTTTCCGACAAAGAAATTCTGTTCTTTTACGTCGGCTGGGACGATCAGAGGCAGCGAAACGTCTACCTCAGGCGTTCGACGGATAACGGCCTGACGTGGGGGGAACAGCGGCAGGTTTCCGAGCCGGGCTGGTATTGCTGCAACGCCGATCGGGCGCTGCGACTGAGCACGGGCCGCATCATCCTGCCGGCACACGGACCGTATGCGAAACAGTATATTGGGGGCACCGCGTACAAGGGGGGCGCGTTGCATTCCTTCGTTTTTTATTCAGACGACGGCTTCCGCACCTGGAAACGGAGTGCGAACAGCATGACGGCCAAAGGGCGCGGCTGTCATGAACCAACGATTGTTGAATTGAAAGATGGTCGGCTGCTCTGCCTGTTGCGGAACACGAACGAGCGGATTTATCAAAGTATTTCCCAAGACGGCGGCGCACATTGGAGTACGCCCGAACCGACCAAGCTGCCGGCACCCGAATCCCCGGCCATCGTCAAGCGCATTCCGCAAACGGGCGATCTACTCCTGTTGTGGAATAACGTGGCCTCTCCCACCAACTGGCCGCGCACGCCTTTGACGGCGGCGATCTCAAAAGACGAAGGAGCGACCTGGACCCATTTCAAAGATATCGAAAACCGTACAACAGTGGATGCCGCCTATCCGTCGCTAACCTTCGTCGGCGATGAAGCATTGATCGCGTATTACTCGCGTTCCACGAAATGGAAACGGGATTCCGAAGTCACGCTAAGGATTTATCAGGTCGATCAGTTTTATGCCTGA